The following proteins are encoded in a genomic region of Agromyces sp. CF514:
- a CDS encoding Fe-S protein, with amino-acid sequence MEILRHIVVFIHLIGFALLFGAWAVEAVNRRYGVTRLMNWGLLIAGVAGLALAAPWGISYDLNYAKIGTKLIVLVIIGAFIGIGSARQRRNEAVPRWMFWAIGILTALNAALAVIWR; translated from the coding sequence ATGGAGATCTTGCGCCACATCGTCGTGTTCATCCACCTCATCGGCTTCGCACTGCTGTTCGGTGCTTGGGCGGTCGAGGCGGTGAACCGCCGCTACGGCGTGACCCGCCTCATGAACTGGGGCCTGCTCATCGCCGGTGTCGCGGGCCTCGCGCTCGCCGCACCCTGGGGCATCTCGTACGACCTCAACTACGCCAAGATCGGCACGAAGCTCATCGTGCTGGTGATCATCGGCGCCTTCATCGGCATCGGCTCGGCCCGCCAGCGCCGAAACGAGGCCGTGCCGCGCTGGATGTTCTGGGCGATCGGCATCCTGACCGCGCTGAACGCGGCGCTCGCCGTCATCTGGCGCTGA
- the ribD gene encoding bifunctional diaminohydroxyphosphoribosylaminopyrimidine deaminase/5-amino-6-(5-phosphoribosylamino)uracil reductase RibD, with protein MTTAAHDDRTGDAPDGRSARETRAMRRALELAANGPERGVNPQVGCVLLSPDGAVLAEGWHRGAGTAHAEVDALSRLRPGAAAGATAIVTLEPCNHTGRTGPCAEALIAAGVARVIYAVADPGEHSSGGAERLRAAGVEVERADAALVDEAESFLGDWLFTARTHRPRVIVKWASSLDGRAAADDGTSQWITGPEARADVHLRRASADAIAVGTGTVLADDPSLTAREADGGLLDAQPIPVVFGRREVPAGAALERHPRAASLVLLDGTDLVADLRDLASRGIRSLFVEGGPTLASAFIAAGLADEVLVYLAPALLGGGRLALGDLGVTTIGEARRYDFAAVERLGDDVLLVAHPISSRAPRDSAGTTEGN; from the coding sequence ATGACGACGGCGGCGCACGACGATCGCACGGGCGACGCGCCCGACGGCCGTTCCGCACGCGAGACCCGAGCCATGCGCCGTGCCCTCGAACTCGCGGCGAACGGCCCCGAACGAGGCGTGAACCCGCAGGTCGGCTGCGTCCTGCTCTCGCCCGACGGCGCCGTGCTCGCCGAGGGCTGGCACCGCGGTGCAGGCACCGCGCACGCCGAGGTCGACGCCCTGAGCCGGCTGCGACCGGGCGCCGCCGCGGGCGCGACCGCGATCGTCACCCTCGAGCCCTGCAACCACACGGGTCGCACCGGCCCGTGCGCCGAGGCGCTCATCGCCGCGGGCGTCGCACGCGTGATCTACGCGGTCGCCGACCCGGGCGAGCACTCCTCGGGCGGCGCCGAACGCCTGCGCGCCGCGGGCGTCGAGGTCGAGCGCGCCGACGCTGCACTCGTCGACGAGGCCGAGTCGTTCCTCGGCGACTGGCTGTTCACCGCCCGCACGCACCGCCCGCGCGTCATCGTGAAGTGGGCGTCGAGCCTCGACGGGCGCGCCGCGGCCGACGACGGCACCAGCCAGTGGATCACCGGGCCCGAGGCCCGCGCCGACGTGCACCTGCGGCGAGCGTCCGCCGACGCGATCGCCGTCGGCACGGGCACCGTGCTCGCCGACGATCCGTCCCTCACCGCGCGCGAGGCCGACGGCGGCCTGCTCGACGCCCAGCCGATCCCGGTGGTGTTCGGACGACGCGAGGTACCCGCCGGCGCGGCGCTCGAGCGCCACCCCCGAGCCGCCTCGCTCGTGCTGCTCGATGGCACCGACCTCGTCGCCGACCTCCGGGACCTCGCGAGCCGCGGCATCCGCTCGCTGTTCGTCGAAGGCGGGCCCACGCTCGCGAGCGCGTTCATCGCGGCCGGCCTCGCCGACGAGGTGCTCGTCTACCTGGCCCCCGCCCTGCTCGGGGGCGGCCGCCTCGCACTGGGCGACCTCGGCGTGACCACCATCGGCGAAGCCCGCCGCTACGACTTCGCCGCCGTCGAGCGGCTCGGCGACGACGTGCTGCTCGTCGCGCACCCGATCTCGAGCCGCGCCCCGCGCGACTCGGCAGGCACCACGGAAGGGAACTGA
- a CDS encoding pseudouridine-5'-phosphate glycosidase: MQAPAPGIRIGDEVRDALAAGRPVLALESTILTHGLPSPRNLEVGLASEVQVRELGVTPATIGVVDGTPVVGLSPAEIERLCTSETVVKASLRDLPIARAKRLDAGTTVAATAWLAHRAGIRVMSTGGLGGVHRGASETFDESADLGTLATTPITLVSAGVKSILDIGATLERLETLNIPVVGYRTDRFPAFTVTDSGFALDYRVESPSDAAALALARDELGLPQAVLVANPVDAAKQLDPELHDRALAEGLAAASAQGITGHDTTPFLLDHVQRATGGASLEVNLEVYRGNVALGAEIARAVAG; encoded by the coding sequence ATGCAGGCACCCGCCCCCGGCATCCGCATCGGCGACGAGGTCCGCGACGCGCTCGCGGCCGGCCGGCCGGTGCTCGCGCTCGAGTCGACGATCCTCACCCACGGGCTGCCGAGCCCGCGCAACCTCGAGGTCGGGCTCGCGTCGGAGGTGCAGGTGCGCGAGCTCGGCGTGACGCCTGCCACGATCGGCGTGGTCGACGGCACCCCGGTGGTCGGGCTCTCCCCCGCCGAGATCGAACGGTTGTGCACGTCGGAGACGGTCGTGAAGGCGAGCCTGCGCGACCTGCCGATCGCCCGGGCGAAGCGGCTCGACGCCGGCACGACCGTCGCGGCGACGGCCTGGCTCGCGCACCGCGCCGGCATCCGCGTGATGTCGACGGGCGGGCTCGGCGGCGTGCATCGCGGCGCGAGCGAGACGTTCGACGAGTCGGCCGACCTCGGCACGCTCGCCACGACGCCCATCACGCTCGTGAGCGCGGGCGTCAAGTCGATCCTCGACATCGGCGCGACGCTCGAGCGCCTCGAGACGTTGAACATCCCGGTGGTGGGCTACCGGACCGATCGGTTCCCGGCCTTCACCGTGACCGACTCGGGCTTCGCGCTCGACTACCGCGTCGAGAGCCCGTCGGATGCCGCCGCCCTGGCGCTCGCACGCGACGAACTCGGATTGCCGCAGGCCGTGCTCGTGGCCAACCCGGTGGACGCGGCGAAGCAGCTCGACCCCGAGCTGCACGATCGGGCCCTCGCCGAGGGGTTGGCCGCGGCATCCGCCCAGGGCATCACGGGGCACGACACGACGCCGTTCCTGCTCGACCACGTGCAGCGTGCGACCGGGGGCGCGAGCCTCGAGGTGAACCTCGAGGTGTACCGGGGCAACGTCGCGCTCGGTGCGGAGATCGCACGTGCCGTCGCCGGATGA
- the ribH gene encoding 6,7-dimethyl-8-ribityllumazine synthase, with protein MSGAGSPTLDVDGTGLEVVIVAGSWHDVITDALIAGATRTLEAAGASFSLVRVPGSFELPVVSKAALEAGADAVVALGVIIRGGTPHFEYVSAAATDGLTRVALDTGKPVGFGVLTLDDEQQGLDRAGLPGSKEDKGREAAEAAIATARALRAVRG; from the coding sequence ATGAGCGGAGCAGGCTCCCCCACCCTCGACGTCGACGGCACCGGGCTCGAGGTGGTCATCGTCGCGGGCAGTTGGCACGACGTGATCACCGACGCGCTCATCGCCGGCGCGACGCGCACCCTCGAGGCGGCCGGCGCGTCGTTCTCCCTCGTGCGGGTGCCCGGCAGCTTCGAGCTGCCCGTCGTGTCGAAGGCGGCCCTCGAGGCCGGCGCCGACGCGGTCGTCGCCCTCGGCGTGATCATCCGCGGCGGCACGCCGCACTTCGAGTACGTGTCCGCGGCCGCGACCGACGGCCTCACGCGCGTCGCCCTCGACACGGGCAAGCCCGTCGGCTTCGGCGTGCTCACCCTCGACGACGAGCAGCAGGGGCTCGACCGTGCCGGCCTGCCCGGTTCGAAGGAGGACAAGGGACGCGAGGCGGCCGAGGCGGCCATCGCGACCGCGCGGGCGCTGCGCGCCGTTCGCGGCTGA
- the ribA gene encoding GTP cyclohydrolase II, which translates to MSLATMPEVLEALRAGKPVIVADDEGRENEGDAIMAAEFATREWIAWMVRHTSGYLCAPMPNSYADRLELPLMVERNEDLRGTAYTISVDAADRTSTGISASDRAHTLRVLADPESTPDRLVRPGHVIPLRAVEGGVRERAGHTEAAVDLMRLAGLSPVGVIGEIVTDDGDMMRLPGLIEFGASEGLPVTTVAALIEWLQTWHAGQDLAGGPVLTSVPESSPVSFEVETGLPTVHGDFRVRAYRDQETGADHVAFIAGDPATDAAGAVVRVHSECLTGEAFGSLKCECGPQLDAALQEIQHDGGVVVYLRGHEGRGIGLINKLRAYRLQEDGLDTLDANVALGLPADARDYRAASAILADLGIERVRLLTNNPEKVRQLEIHGIRVTERLPLVVGVGAVNTGYLETKRRRMGHAIDDAQLADAAAEALLEGHAS; encoded by the coding sequence ATGAGCCTCGCAACCATGCCGGAGGTGCTCGAGGCGCTGCGCGCCGGCAAGCCCGTGATCGTCGCCGACGACGAGGGCCGGGAGAACGAGGGCGACGCCATCATGGCCGCCGAGTTCGCCACGCGCGAGTGGATCGCCTGGATGGTGCGGCACACGAGCGGCTACCTCTGCGCGCCGATGCCGAACTCGTACGCCGACCGGCTCGAGCTGCCCCTCATGGTCGAGCGCAACGAGGACCTGCGCGGCACGGCCTACACGATCTCGGTCGACGCGGCCGACCGCACGTCGACGGGCATCAGCGCGAGCGACCGGGCGCACACGCTGCGCGTGCTCGCCGACCCCGAGTCCACGCCCGACCGTCTCGTGCGCCCCGGGCACGTCATCCCCCTCCGCGCCGTCGAGGGCGGCGTGCGCGAGCGCGCCGGGCACACCGAGGCCGCCGTCGACCTCATGCGCCTGGCGGGGCTCTCGCCGGTCGGCGTCATCGGCGAGATCGTCACCGACGACGGCGACATGATGCGCCTGCCCGGCCTCATCGAGTTCGGCGCGAGCGAGGGCCTGCCCGTCACGACCGTCGCCGCGCTCATCGAGTGGCTGCAGACCTGGCACGCCGGGCAGGACCTGGCCGGCGGCCCCGTGCTCACCTCGGTGCCCGAGTCCTCGCCCGTGAGCTTCGAGGTCGAGACCGGCCTGCCGACCGTGCACGGCGACTTCCGGGTGCGCGCCTACCGCGACCAGGAGACCGGCGCCGACCACGTGGCCTTCATCGCCGGCGATCCGGCGACGGATGCCGCGGGCGCCGTCGTGCGCGTGCACTCCGAGTGCCTGACCGGCGAGGCCTTCGGGTCGCTCAAGTGCGAGTGCGGGCCGCAGCTCGACGCCGCGCTGCAGGAGATCCAGCACGACGGCGGCGTCGTCGTGTACCTGCGCGGGCACGAGGGGCGCGGCATCGGCCTCATCAACAAGCTGCGGGCCTACCGCCTGCAGGAGGACGGCCTCGACACGCTCGACGCGAACGTGGCGCTGGGGCTGCCGGCCGACGCGCGGGACTACCGCGCCGCGAGCGCGATCCTCGCCGACCTCGGCATCGAACGCGTGCGGCTGCTGACGAACAACCCCGAGAAGGTGCGCCAGCTCGAGATCCACGGCATCCGGGTGACCGAGCGGCTGCCGCTCGTCGTCGGCGTCGGCGCGGTCAACACCGGCTACCTCGAGACCAAGCGTCGCCGCATGGGCCACGCGATCGACGACGCCCAGCTCGCGGATGCCGCGGCTGAGGCCCTTCTGGAAGGACACGCATCATGA
- a CDS encoding riboflavin synthase, whose product MFTGIIEDLGTVTGVEHTADAARITVRGPLAVTGAKHGDSISVSGVCLTVVSFDDESFTADVMAQTLAMSTLDTFEVGRRVNLERAALVGDRLGGHIVQGHIDGTAQVLEIRPGDAWRVIRFSLDAAHAALVVDKGSIAVDGVSLTVSALGDEPDGSWFEVSLIPETLTATTLGALAVGDRVNIETDILARHVERMLRLDAHRSLPSSLAAPAAPAVAPVAEPSPATIGGTR is encoded by the coding sequence ATGTTCACCGGAATCATCGAAGACCTGGGCACCGTCACCGGCGTCGAGCACACGGCCGACGCCGCGCGCATCACCGTGCGCGGCCCGCTGGCCGTGACGGGCGCCAAGCACGGCGACTCGATCTCGGTCTCGGGCGTCTGCCTCACGGTCGTGTCGTTCGACGACGAGTCGTTCACGGCCGACGTCATGGCCCAGACGCTCGCGATGTCGACGCTCGACACGTTCGAGGTCGGCCGCCGGGTCAACCTCGAACGTGCCGCCCTCGTGGGCGACCGCCTCGGCGGCCACATCGTGCAGGGCCACATCGACGGCACCGCGCAGGTGCTCGAGATCCGTCCCGGCGACGCGTGGCGGGTCATCCGCTTCTCGCTCGACGCCGCGCACGCGGCCCTCGTCGTCGACAAGGGCTCGATCGCGGTCGACGGCGTCTCGCTCACCGTGAGCGCGCTCGGCGACGAGCCCGACGGCTCGTGGTTCGAGGTGTCGCTCATCCCCGAGACGCTCACGGCCACGACGCTCGGCGCACTCGCCGTCGGCGACCGGGTGAACATCGAGACCGACATCCTCGCGCGGCACGTCGAGCGGATGCTGCGCCTCGACGCGCACCGATCGCTGCCGTCGTCGCTCGCGGCGCCCGCGGCGCCGGCCGTGGCGCCCGTCGCCGAACCCTCGCCCGCCACGATCGGAGGAACCCGATGA
- a CDS encoding carbohydrate kinase family protein, whose translation MTARDLAAERAAGSDRRVLAVAGDLVEDIVVWASEPVHHATDTAARVHRARGGSAANVAALAAALVPTRFVGRVGADAAGDALEAALVASGVDVRVQRAGRTGTVVLLVDVDGERTMYPDRGASAELADVDPAWLDGVAWLHLPAYGFEREPMRGELARLAALAHAGGGAVSVDASSTGLLEGLGVGFALELIGGIRPDVLFANEGEAELLGLTGGGPAAASVAPTVVVKHGALPTDVIVGGRLAARIDVEPVTGIRDLTGAGDAFAAGFLAAMLRGADAAAAALAGHRAAASVLRNPGAHATGDLRVNES comes from the coding sequence GTGACGGCCCGCGATCTGGCAGCGGAGCGGGCCGCCGGATCGGACCGCCGCGTGCTCGCCGTCGCGGGCGACCTCGTCGAGGACATCGTCGTGTGGGCGAGCGAGCCCGTGCACCACGCGACCGACACCGCAGCCCGCGTGCACCGGGCGCGCGGCGGCAGCGCGGCGAACGTCGCCGCCCTCGCGGCCGCACTCGTGCCGACCCGGTTCGTCGGCAGGGTCGGTGCGGATGCCGCGGGCGACGCGCTCGAGGCCGCCCTCGTCGCGAGCGGGGTCGACGTGCGCGTGCAACGGGCGGGCCGCACCGGCACGGTCGTCCTGCTCGTCGACGTCGACGGCGAACGCACGATGTACCCGGATCGCGGCGCCTCGGCCGAGCTCGCCGACGTCGACCCCGCGTGGCTCGACGGGGTCGCCTGGCTGCACCTGCCCGCCTACGGGTTCGAGCGCGAGCCCATGCGCGGCGAGCTCGCGCGACTCGCGGCGCTCGCGCATGCGGGCGGTGGGGCCGTCTCGGTCGACGCCTCGTCGACCGGCCTGCTCGAGGGGCTCGGCGTCGGCTTCGCGCTCGAGCTCATCGGCGGCATCCGGCCAGACGTGCTCTTCGCCAACGAGGGCGAGGCCGAGCTGCTCGGGCTGACGGGCGGCGGGCCCGCCGCGGCATCCGTCGCCCCGACCGTCGTGGTGAAGCACGGCGCGCTGCCCACCGACGTGATCGTCGGCGGGCGCCTCGCGGCTCGGATCGACGTCGAGCCGGTGACCGGCATCCGCGACCTCACGGGTGCGGGCGATGCGTTCGCGGCCGGGTTCCTCGCGGCGATGCTGCGCGGTGCGGATGCCGCGGCGGCCGCGCTCGCCGGGCATCGCGCCGCGGCATCCGTGCTTCGGAATCCGGGCGCGCACGCGACGGGCGACCTTCGCGTCAACGAGAGTTGA
- a CDS encoding MFS transporter encodes MPATPAATAASPAAPTTPANPRSRVILASLIGTTIEFYDFYVYATAAVLVFPHLFFPTGDPTTALLASFAVFGAAMVARPLGAIVFGHLGDKHGRKATLVGALLTMGIATFLIGVLPTYALVGWLAPLLLVILRIAQGFALGGEWSGAALVATENAPKGKRAWYGTFPQLGAPIGFIIANGLFLIIAAVLPSDDPSMPSQAFLDWGWRIPFLFSVVMVAVGLWVRLRLVESTAFTKASTQGKLKRLPLATVFKSYWKQLIRGTFFMLATYVLFYLMTTFSLSYGRAPVEAADGALPGLGYSYSTFVLMLIGGVLFFGVFTLVSGPLADRWGRRKTLIWVTLGIIVFGLAWVPLLDAGFAGVMVWLVVGFSLMGLTFGPMGALLPELFPTNVRYTGSGISYNVSSILGAAVAPFIAVALWQAGDGSPFWVGIYLSVMAVLTLIALLVSKETKDVDIDA; translated from the coding sequence ATGCCAGCAACACCCGCGGCCACGGCCGCATCCCCCGCAGCACCGACCACCCCCGCGAATCCGCGCAGTCGCGTCATCCTCGCGAGCCTCATCGGCACGACGATCGAGTTCTACGACTTCTACGTCTACGCCACGGCCGCGGTGCTCGTGTTCCCGCACCTCTTCTTCCCGACCGGCGACCCGACGACCGCGCTGCTCGCCTCGTTCGCCGTGTTCGGCGCGGCCATGGTCGCCCGCCCGCTCGGCGCCATCGTCTTCGGCCACCTCGGCGACAAGCACGGACGCAAGGCGACGCTCGTCGGCGCGCTGCTCACCATGGGCATCGCGACGTTCCTCATCGGCGTGCTGCCGACCTATGCGCTCGTCGGCTGGCTCGCTCCGCTCCTGCTCGTGATCCTCCGCATCGCGCAGGGCTTCGCGCTCGGCGGCGAGTGGTCGGGCGCCGCGCTCGTCGCGACCGAGAACGCCCCGAAGGGCAAGCGCGCCTGGTACGGCACGTTCCCGCAACTGGGTGCTCCGATCGGCTTCATCATCGCGAACGGGCTCTTCCTGATCATCGCGGCCGTGCTCCCCTCCGACGACCCGTCGATGCCGTCGCAGGCGTTCCTCGACTGGGGCTGGCGCATCCCGTTCCTGTTCTCGGTGGTCATGGTCGCCGTCGGCCTCTGGGTGCGCCTGCGCCTCGTCGAGTCGACGGCCTTCACGAAGGCGTCCACGCAGGGCAAGCTGAAGCGCCTGCCGCTCGCGACGGTGTTCAAGAGCTACTGGAAGCAGCTGATCCGCGGCACCTTCTTCATGCTCGCCACCTACGTGCTCTTCTACCTGATGACGACGTTCTCGCTGAGCTACGGCCGCGCGCCGGTCGAGGCCGCCGACGGCGCCCTCCCGGGCCTCGGCTACTCGTACAGCACGTTCGTGCTCATGCTCATCGGCGGCGTGCTCTTCTTCGGCGTGTTCACGCTGGTCTCGGGTCCGCTCGCCGACCGCTGGGGTCGTCGCAAGACGCTCATCTGGGTCACGCTCGGCATCATCGTGTTCGGCCTGGCCTGGGTGCCGCTGCTCGACGCGGGCTTCGCGGGCGTCATGGTCTGGCTGGTCGTGGGCTTCTCGCTCATGGGCCTCACGTTCGGGCCCATGGGCGCGCTGCTGCCCGAGCTGTTCCCGACGAACGTGCGCTACACGGGTTCGGGCATCTCGTACAACGTGTCGTCGATCCTCGGCGCCGCAGTCGCGCCCTTCATCGCGGTGGCGCTCTGGCAGGCCGGCGACGGCAGCCCGTTCTGGGTGGGCATCTACCTCTCGGTCATGGCCGTGCTGACCCTCATCGCGCTCCTCGTCTCGAAGGAGACGAAGGACGTCGACATCGACGCGTAG